GTAACTAATGTCCTCCGACGTGCCAGACGATGCCCCGATCGTGCTCTTCGACGGCGTCTGCAACCTCTGTCACGGCTTCGTGCAGTTCATCGTTCCTCGAGATACGGAGGGTCAGTTCCACTTCGCGTCCCTGCAGTCCGACGTCGGACAGCAGTTGCTCGCCGATCACGGACTCGAGGGCCACGACCTCGACTCCGTCGTCCTGATCGAGGGCGACGACGCCTACGTAAAATCCGCCGCGGTGATCCGCATCGCCCGGCGACTGGGCGGAATCTACCGCTTGCTCGGCCCCACCCGATACCTCCCGCGGCGACTGCGCGACTGGGCGTACGACCTCGTCGCCGAACATCGCTACCGAATCTTCGGCCAAAAAGAGCAGTGTATGATGCCGACGGGGAACGTCCAGGAACGGTTTCTCGAGTAAGCTGCCGGCGAGAGTCGGCCGTCACTCCGTCTATCTCGACCCCGTAGTCACGGTGATATCCTCACGCCAGGTGCCCGTGGCCGTCACGCGGTCACCGTCGACATCGAGCGAGCGCTCGTCAGCAGAGGTGCCGATGAGTTCCTCGAGCGTCGCCTCGTCCGGATCGTCGACGAGCGCCGCGAACTCGCCGGTAGCCGTCTCCGCGTCCGCGGCGGTGAGCGACGAGACGACCCCCTCGGCGTCCTCGAGTCCGTCGAACGCGAACTCGGGGTCGGACGGATCGCCGTACTGGCCGACGGCGACATCGCCGCCCCCGGCGCTCTCGAGGAGCCACTCGAACGTCTCGGACTCCTCTGTCGCCCGTTCGACGTCGCCCGCCGCGGCACCGACGGTCGTCTCGAGCGCCGTCGTCGGCTCGGTCTCACTGCCGAGTTCCGCTGCGGTGGCAACCACGAGTGAATCGTCGTCGACGGCAATGGCCGCGTCATCGGTCCCGTCGACTGGAGTGAAGACGTCCGCGCCTGCGATTTCATCGGTCGACTCGAACTGTCTGATGAACTCCGCTTCAGGCTCAGCAGTGAGTTGCTCGTCGATCTCTTCCGGTATCAGGTCGCCAGTAACGACGAACGCGGCGGGCGTCTGTAACAGCCCCTCCACGGTCGACTCGAACGCGGTCTCCTCGAGGAGTCGGCCGAGTCGGAACTGGCCGAGCGAAAGCCCGACGAACAGGTACGTCGAGAGCGCTCCTTCCGAAACGGGCCCGATCATCGGGTCTGTCTCGTACTCCGCCGGAACCTCCTCAGCGGGATCCGCCTCCTCGAGATCAGTCTGAATGACCTCGCCGAGAGTCCCCCAGTCGAGGTACGCGAACTCGAGTGCGCCGTCCTCGAGCGTGAGCCACTGGCCGTACGCCGGAAGGTCGTCGTTGGGGTCTTCCTGGGCGACAACCGCGGGTCCGGTAACAGTCACTGCTGTAGTGGCCCCTGCGAGTTTCAGCACGTCTCTTCGACACAGCATCATGAAACGGTTCCACACCGCCGGTCCCAATATAGCCCGTCCCCTCGTTCATCGCGCGAAGAGTGTCGACGCGTGAGTGTCAGGGGCCACAGCACGTAGACAGGAGAAGGGGGTGCGGCCTCAGATGTCTCGGCGCGTAAAGACAACAGTGGCGACGACGATCAAAACGAGAAAGACCGCCAGGAGGAGCCCGGCGTCGAGGAACGCATACTCTTCGTGGACAAGAATGTTCGTCTCTTCGTAGTATCGGCTCGGGGTGAACGTACCGATCCACTCATAGTCCGGGTCTATACGGGAGACGCTATCGACCAGCCAGAGGGCGAATACAAGGGTCAAGGCCGTCGATCTGGCGCGTCTCACGCGGTCGACGACGACGGACAACACGACTCCGATCCCGGCACAGACCAGCAGGTAGGGAATCGAGAGCAGGTGAACCATCGCGAGCGCGACGGGGTTGAACGATTCGCCGATGACGAGTGCGCCGACGTAGACGATAATCGGGACCCCGACGTTCAACGCGACCAGGGGAACCCACAGAGCGGCGACTTTCTGGAGCACGACCGATTCGCGAGAAACCGGGTTCGAAAGCGTGAGGTCCATCCTTCGTTCCTGAACATCACTTGCGATCAGCCCGGCCCCGACGTACGCAAAGTAGATGGCGAGAAGGAGGCTCCAGAAGAACGAGTACAGTTCGGCAGCGATGAAGCCCTCGATCGTGTGGAGTTCCTCGATTCCAAACATGTCGAACATGTACTCCGGGAACGCGGCCTCGAAGACATCCATCTCCTCCTGTATCCCGGGAAACATCGAGAAGTAAAGCGCCGACAGTACGGCGAAGACGGCGATCAGGACGACCGACCCGCGGACGCGTTTTCTGGACTCGAGTCGGAGGATAGCCGTCATGCTAGATATCCCTCCGGACGAAGACGAGGACGGCAACGCCGACCAGAAGGAGAAACGTCACGAGGAGGATCGTCGCGTCTGTCAGGGCGTACTCCTCGTGGACGAGGATCGCCGACGGATCGTAGTATCGACTTGGAGTGATCTCACCGACCCACTCGAAGTCAGCGTTCATTTGAGAGAGGCCGTCGACCAGCCAAAGCGCGAACACCAGGACCAGCGCCGTGGTCTGGGCGGTTTCGACGCGATCGACGACGACCGACAGGAGGATACCGATCCCAGCACAGACCAGCAGGTAGGGAACTCCAAGCAGGTGGACCATCCCGAGAGAGACGGGATCGATCGGCTCACCGAGGGCGGTCGCGCCGGCGAATAAGACGGCCATCATCCCGACGTTCAACGCCACCACGGGGACCCACAGGGCGGCGACTTTCTGGAGGACGACCGACTCGCGCGAGACCGGATTGGAGAGCGTGAGATCCATCCGTCGCGTGCGGATATCTCGCGAGATCATGCCCGCGCTGACATATGCGAAGTAGATCCCAGCCAGCAGGATCCAGACGAACGGGAAGATGTAGCCGCCGATGAACCCCTCGATCGTGTGGAGTTCTTCGATCCCCAGAAGGGCGAGCAAGTAGTCCGGATACACCGCCTCGAACAGCTCCGCCTCCTCCTGGATACTCGGGAAGACGACGAAGAAAAACGCAGAGAGTACGACGAGGAGCCCGGTCAGGATCACCGTTCCCCGGACCAGCTTCCGCGACTCGACGCGCAGGATGGCCGTCATCCTGTCTCTCCGAGGGGACTGTCCCCGTAATAGTGTTTGAAAATGTCGTCGAGCTGTGGATCCCCGATCTCGACATCCTCGACGTCGAACCGAGCGAGGTGACCCAACAGCGCGTTGGCCTCGCCGGTGTAGGTGAACCGAACCGTCCGATCGACGGCCTCGACGTCGATCATCTCGTCCGTGGTGAACTGCTCCTCGTCGACCGGTTTCGTCAGGTGTACCCGGACCTGTTTTCCGCCCCGTTTGAGCAAGTCATCGATGTCCTCGAGGGCGGCCAGTTCGCCGTCGCGGATGATCCCCACTCGGTCGCAGACGCGCTGGACCTCGCTGAGGACGTGCGAGGAAAAAAAGATCGTCTTCCCGGCGTCGCGTTCGTTCTCGAGGAAGGCGTGCAGTCGGTCCTGTTTGAGCGGGTCCAGACCGGATGTTGGCTCGTCTAGGATCGCGAGCGTCGGATCGTGCATGAACGCCTGGACGATGCCGAGCATTCGCTTGTTCCCGTGTGAGTACGTCTCGACCGGCTTCTCGAGCGGCGGATGAAACAACTCCAGTAGTTCCGCTCGCCGTTCGTCGCCACGCATTCGGGCGAAGTAGTCGAGTACTTGCTGCCCGGTTAGTCGCTCCTCGAATCCGAGGGAATCCGGTAGATAGCCGATGTCGGCTTTCACTTCGGTGAGCGCCCGTCGGTCGCGGATGTCGGCACCGAGTACGTTTGCAGTACCGGAGGTCGGGTTGATGAGTCCGAGCAATAGCCGAATGGTCGTCGTC
Above is a window of Natronorubrum tibetense GA33 DNA encoding:
- a CDS encoding ABC transporter permease → MTAILRVESRKLVRGTVILTGLLVVLSAFFFVVFPSIQEEAELFEAVYPDYLLALLGIEELHTIEGFIGGYIFPFVWILLAGIYFAYVSAGMISRDIRTRRMDLTLSNPVSRESVVLQKVAALWVPVVALNVGMMAVLFAGATALGEPIDPVSLGMVHLLGVPYLLVCAGIGILLSVVVDRVETAQTTALVLVFALWLVDGLSQMNADFEWVGEITPSRYYDPSAILVHEEYALTDATILLVTFLLLVGVAVLVFVRRDI
- a CDS encoding thiol-disulfide oxidoreductase DCC family protein, which encodes MSSDVPDDAPIVLFDGVCNLCHGFVQFIVPRDTEGQFHFASLQSDVGQQLLADHGLEGHDLDSVVLIEGDDAYVKSAAVIRIARRLGGIYRLLGPTRYLPRRLRDWAYDLVAEHRYRIFGQKEQCMMPTGNVQERFLE
- a CDS encoding ABC transporter permease subunit; the protein is MTAILRLESRKRVRGSVVLIAVFAVLSALYFSMFPGIQEEMDVFEAAFPEYMFDMFGIEELHTIEGFIAAELYSFFWSLLLAIYFAYVGAGLIASDVQERRMDLTLSNPVSRESVVLQKVAALWVPLVALNVGVPIIVYVGALVIGESFNPVALAMVHLLSIPYLLVCAGIGVVLSVVVDRVRRARSTALTLVFALWLVDSVSRIDPDYEWIGTFTPSRYYEETNILVHEEYAFLDAGLLLAVFLVLIVVATVVFTRRDI
- a CDS encoding ABC transporter ATP-binding protein, translating into MCAQTDVGKTDSDRDAATIRLDELTKHYGEVTANDAVSFDVHAGEIFGYLGPNGAGKTTTIRLLLGLINPTSGTANVLGADIRDRRALTEVKADIGYLPDSLGFEERLTGQQVLDYFARMRGDERRAELLELFHPPLEKPVETYSHGNKRMLGIVQAFMHDPTLAILDEPTSGLDPLKQDRLHAFLENERDAGKTIFFSSHVLSEVQRVCDRVGIIRDGELAALEDIDDLLKRGGKQVRVHLTKPVDEEQFTTDEMIDVEAVDRTVRFTYTGEANALLGHLARFDVEDVEIGDPQLDDIFKHYYGDSPLGETG